The following are from one region of the Platichthys flesus chromosome 2, fPlaFle2.1, whole genome shotgun sequence genome:
- the lhfpl4a gene encoding LHFPL tetraspan subfamily member 4 protein isoform X1, translating to MLPSQEASKIYHDNYMRNSRSIGVLWAIFTICLAIINVVVFIEPYWIGDSVSTPQAGYFGLFNYCVGNGKVDRDFLCQGSFYDFSSIPSGAFKVASVFVLMSMVLILSCIGSFTLFFFCNTALVYKTCAWTQLLCAVCLVLGCVIFPNGWDAEVIRDMCGEDTGRYTLGNCSVRWAYILAIVGILDALVLSFLAFVLGNRQSEFVQEELKADSRDFAVSRIIIRETRDARFGIQRFH from the exons ATGCTGCCTTCACAGGAAGCCTCCAAAATCTACCATGACAACTACATGCGCAACTCCAGGAGCATCGGTGTCCTGTGGGCCATATTCACCATTTGCTTGGCCATCATCAACGTGGTGGTCTTCATCGAGCCCTACTGGATTGGTGACAGTGTCAGCACCCCCCAAGCTGGCTACTTTGGCTTGTTCAACTACTGCGTGGGCAATGGGAAGGTGGACAGGGACTTCTTGTGCCAGGGCAGCTTCTATGACTTCAGCTCCATCCCGTCGGGAGCCTTCAAGGTGGCCTCCGTCTTTGTGTTGATGTCCATGGTGCTCATCCTCAGCTGCATCGGCTCTTTtactctcttcttcttctgcaacacCGCCCTGGTCTACAAGACGTGTGCCTGGACACAGCTGCTTTGTG CTGTTTGTCTGGTGCTCGGCTGTGTGATCTTCCCGAACGGCTGGGACGCAGAAGTGATCCGGGACATGTGCGGAGAGGACACAGGAAGGTATACTCTGGGCAACTGTTCGGTACGCTGGGCCTACATCCTTGCCATTGTCGGCATCCTGGACGCCCTCGTCCTCTCCTTCCTGGCCTTTGTGCTGGGGAACCGTCAGAGTGAGTTtgtgcaggaggagctgaaggctgacagcagag